Proteins from one Flavobacterium sp. N2038 genomic window:
- a CDS encoding glyceraldehyde-3-phosphate dehydrogenase, which translates to MSKKSLYQKEVSLQVDRRRAGVELIKIISDLWYDKSIEMVLFKNQLLDQNVSEIINLHQYAGEFVGKPITIFDSVEIAKVVLSLDLPPAKIDLGKLTYEYRLEDEKYPDARYFVMDKLKKAKSSEEIQPKDVVLYGFGRIGRLLARELMSKTGKGNQLRLRAIVTRDKNDASSLEKRASLLRYDSIHGDFHGSVTADPKNNALIINGTTVHIITANAPEEIDYTQYGINDSLIIDNTGAFTTEEALKRHLTSKGASKVLLTAPGKGIPNIVHGVNHNDFNPDEINIFSAASCTTNAITPILKAIEDTIGVVKGHLETIHAYTNDQNLVDNMHKKYRRGRAAALNMVITETGAGSAVAKALPSLEGKLTSNAIRVPVPNGSLVVLNLEVKKATSVLAINKIMKKYALEGELVEQIKYSLNNELVSSDIVGTSAPSIYDSNATIVSKDGKNIVLYIWYDNEYGYSHQVIRLAKYIAKVRRFTYY; encoded by the coding sequence ATGAGCAAAAAATCTTTGTACCAAAAAGAGGTATCATTACAAGTCGACCGAAGAAGAGCTGGTGTCGAATTAATAAAAATCATAAGCGATTTATGGTATGACAAGTCTATCGAAATGGTTTTATTTAAAAATCAATTACTGGATCAAAATGTCAGCGAGATAATCAATCTGCATCAATATGCAGGTGAATTTGTTGGCAAACCAATTACCATTTTTGATTCGGTTGAAATCGCAAAAGTTGTTTTATCATTAGATTTACCTCCTGCAAAAATAGATTTAGGAAAACTGACTTACGAGTATCGTTTAGAAGATGAAAAATATCCAGACGCGAGATACTTTGTTATGGATAAATTAAAAAAAGCAAAATCTTCAGAAGAAATTCAGCCTAAAGATGTTGTTTTATATGGTTTTGGAAGAATTGGACGTTTATTGGCAAGAGAGCTAATGTCTAAAACCGGAAAAGGAAATCAATTGCGTTTGAGAGCTATTGTAACCCGAGACAAAAATGATGCATCTAGTTTAGAAAAAAGAGCTTCATTATTACGATATGATTCTATTCATGGAGATTTTCACGGATCTGTAACTGCTGACCCAAAAAATAATGCCCTAATTATAAACGGAACAACAGTACATATAATAACAGCAAATGCTCCGGAAGAAATTGATTACACACAATATGGCATCAACGATTCTTTAATAATTGATAACACAGGTGCTTTTACAACTGAGGAAGCTCTTAAAAGACATTTAACTTCAAAAGGAGCCAGCAAAGTTTTATTGACAGCACCTGGAAAAGGAATCCCGAATATAGTACACGGTGTGAATCATAATGATTTCAACCCAGATGAAATTAATATTTTCTCAGCTGCGTCATGCACAACAAATGCCATAACGCCAATTTTAAAAGCAATTGAAGATACAATAGGTGTTGTAAAAGGACATTTAGAAACTATTCATGCTTATACAAACGACCAAAATCTGGTTGATAATATGCATAAAAAATATCGTCGTGGCAGAGCTGCAGCCTTAAATATGGTAATTACTGAAACTGGTGCAGGAAGCGCTGTTGCAAAAGCTTTGCCTTCATTGGAAGGAAAACTTACTTCAAATGCCATTCGCGTTCCGGTTCCAAATGGTTCACTTGTGGTTTTAAATCTAGAAGTAAAAAAAGCTACCTCAGTTTTAGCCATTAATAAAATCATGAAAAAATACGCTCTGGAAGGAGAGCTTGTAGAACAAATTAAATATTCATTAAATAATGAGTTGGTATCATCTGATATTGTAGGGACATCGGCGCCTTCTATCTACGATAGCAATGCAACAATTGTTTCAAAAGACGGAAAAAACATTGTACTCTACATTTGGTATGACAATGAATATGGATATAGCCATCAGGTAATTCGTTTAGCGAAATATATTGCAAAAGTAAGACGCTTTACTTACTATTAA
- a CDS encoding trypsin-like peptidase domain-containing protein, protein MKRFSALFLVSLLSGAITLGAYKLLFESNNSFFGKRNSVVTLAPNSFGRNVGLAAEAVDFTEAADKTIHTVVHVKNVSRRTVSNPMLEFFYGYGGQQQQEQVGTGSGVIISEDGYIVTNNHVIKDATEIEITLNNKKSYKAKLIGTDSKMDIALLKINADEKLPYTAFANSDSVKVGEWVLAVGNPYNLTSTVTAGIVSAKARNLDQSGIQSFIQTDAAVNPGNSGGALVNARGELIGINTMISSMTGSYVGYSFAVPSNIARKIIEDIMEYGNVQRGILGVEGGELNSTASKELGITETQGFYINRVTKNSGAEKAGLTKGDIIVKLDEQNIATYADLSGYINTKRPNDVVKVTYIKDGKTKSVPVTLSKNEFYSAEFKGIELENIDAADKKKFRIDYGVKIKNITNENLMQYQNELQGNIILSIDNVKATNVETVSKLLSKKDEGQSVRIEMINRNGEIFRIII, encoded by the coding sequence ATGAAAAGATTTTCAGCCTTATTTTTAGTATCATTACTTAGTGGTGCTATTACTCTTGGTGCTTACAAGTTATTATTTGAAAGCAACAATTCATTTTTTGGAAAAAGAAATTCTGTTGTAACTCTCGCCCCAAACTCATTTGGAAGAAATGTTGGTTTAGCAGCTGAAGCAGTTGATTTTACTGAAGCTGCAGACAAAACTATTCATACTGTTGTTCACGTAAAAAACGTTTCGAGAAGAACCGTAAGCAATCCGATGCTGGAATTTTTCTATGGCTATGGCGGACAGCAGCAGCAAGAACAGGTAGGAACTGGTTCTGGAGTAATTATTTCTGAGGATGGATATATTGTAACCAATAATCACGTAATCAAAGACGCGACAGAAATTGAAATTACCTTAAACAATAAAAAATCATACAAAGCAAAATTAATTGGTACGGATTCTAAAATGGACATTGCCCTTTTAAAAATTAATGCCGATGAAAAATTACCCTATACTGCTTTTGCTAATTCTGATTCTGTAAAAGTTGGTGAATGGGTTTTGGCTGTTGGAAATCCTTATAATTTAACCTCGACTGTTACAGCCGGAATTGTTTCTGCAAAAGCCAGAAATTTAGATCAAAGCGGAATTCAGTCTTTCATTCAGACAGATGCTGCAGTAAATCCGGGAAATAGCGGTGGGGCATTAGTAAATGCAAGAGGTGAATTAATCGGAATTAATACCATGATTTCTTCAATGACTGGATCTTATGTTGGATATTCTTTTGCTGTTCCATCTAATATTGCCCGAAAAATTATTGAGGATATTATGGAATACGGAAATGTTCAAAGAGGAATTCTTGGTGTAGAAGGTGGCGAACTTAACAGTACAGCTTCTAAAGAATTAGGAATTACAGAAACACAGGGATTCTATATTAATAGAGTAACCAAAAATTCAGGAGCAGAAAAAGCCGGACTTACAAAAGGAGATATTATCGTAAAACTAGATGAACAAAACATTGCAACTTATGCAGATCTTTCAGGTTATATTAATACTAAAAGACCAAATGATGTTGTAAAAGTTACCTACATCAAAGATGGAAAAACAAAATCTGTTCCTGTAACGCTGAGTAAAAATGAATTTTACAGTGCCGAATTTAAAGGAATCGAATTAGAAAATATCGATGCTGCTGATAAAAAGAAATTTAGAATTGATTATGGTGTTAAAATCAAAAATATCACCAATGAAAATTTAATGCAATATCAAAATGAACTGCAAGGCAACATCATATTAAGTATTGACAATGTAAAAGCAACAAATGTTGAAACTGTTTCTAAACTTTTAAGCAAAAAAGATGAAGGACAAAGTGTCCGCATTGAGATGATCAACAGAAACGGAGAAATCTTTAGAATTATCATTTAA